Sequence from the Pyrobaculum neutrophilum V24Sta genome:
GGGCGTAGGGCCCGCCCTCGTCGGCCTCGACGATCTTCACGTCGTTGACGGCCATGAGCCTCCTGAGCATCACGTAGCAGACGTAGTCGTCTGTCACAATACGGTACCGGGACCCCGGCGGCGCCGACGCCAAGACCGAGGCCACCTTCCGGAGGGGGTCGGGGCACTGCATGCCGGACACGTCTATAACCTCCATGTGCCCGCGCGCTGCTGCTCCATATAAGTTTTTATCTGAGAAACGGGAGGAGAGACATGGAAGAGAAGCCGATCTTCGAGACCAACCTGCCTCCCGACAAGGCGAAGAAGGTCGTGGAGGTGCTGAGGGAGGTGTACGACCCCGAGATCCCCATAAACGTCTACGACCTCGGCTTGATCAGAAAGGTGACTCTGGAAGACGGCGTGTTGAAGGTGGTTATGACTCTGACGGCCGTGGGGTGCCCCGTAGCCGGCAACGTGGCCCAGGAGGTGGGATACGCCATCCAAGCCGCAGTGCCGGAGGCAAAAGACGTGGAGGTGGAGCTAGACTTCGAAAAGCCCTGGGACCCCACCCAGATGACCCCCCAGGGGAGGGAGCTCTTCAAGGCGATATACGGCTACGATATAGTGGAGCAGTACATGGCGCAACAACAAGCCGCCCAGCTAGAGCGATAGAACCCCCGCCAGGGAGAGAGCCGCGGCGACCCACAGGAGGTACCTCCTCCAGTCCACCCGCCTCCCCGCGAGGTACTGGGCGGCGGGGTGCCACCTGGCCACCTCCTCTAGGAAGAGGAGCACAAGCTGCATAACTGCGGAGTTCACCAGGGCCGGCCCCAGGCCGAAGGCCCCCGCCATCGCGGCGGTCACCACTCCGAAGGCAGTCGCCGCGTAGATGAGGGCGGGGTAGGACATAAGCGCCACGGCGGCTACGTAGGCCGCTGACTGGAGAAGCCGCTGCTCGTATGGGAGAGCCGCCGTCTCGTTATACGCCTTCTCCAGAGCGCGGGGGTCTACCAGGGGGTGGCCGGCGAGGGCAAGCGCCGCGGAGAGGGCCACAGACGACCAGTAGATGACGTATGTGAGGTATAGCCACCTCACGGGATTGGCGCCGCGCCGGATTAATAACTGTTATATCTAGCACCCAAGCCGCCACACATGTTGGCGATAGAGGGGGGGAGGCCCGTCAGGGAGAAGCCCATCGTGGCTAGGCCTGCGGTATACAGCGAGGAGGTGATCCGCGACATAGCCGAGGTCCTTAAATCCGGCGTCTTGACTGCGCAACACGGCAGGTGGGTAAAGGCCTTCGAGGCAGAGCTCGCCGCCTACCTCGGCGTGAAATACGCCGTGGCGGTCTCCAACGGCACCACAGCCCTCCACACGGCGCTTAAGGCCATAGGCGTGGGGCCGGGCGACGAGGTGGTGACCACCCCCTTCACCTTCGCCGCCACCGCCACCGCAATTCTACACTCCAACGCCGTGCCGGTCTTCGCGGACATAGACAGGGAAACCCTCAACCTAGACCCGGCCTCCGCCGAGGAGAAGATCACCGAGAGGACGAAGGCCGTGGTGGTGGTCCACCTAGCCGGCATGCCCGCCGAGATGGACCAGTTCATGAAGCTGGCGGAGAGATACGGCGTGAAGATCGTGGAAGACACGGCACAAGCCCTCGGCGCAGAGTACCGGGGGAGGAGGGCAGGCTCCATAGGCCACATATCCACCTTCAGCCTATACGCCACGAAGCACATAACCTCCGGCGAGGGAGGCGCCGTCG
This genomic interval carries:
- a CDS encoding sulfurtransferase TusA family protein, which translates into the protein MEVIDVSGMQCPDPLRKVASVLASAPPGSRYRIVTDDYVCYVMLRRLMAVNDVKIVEADEGGPYALVVEKY
- a CDS encoding DegT/DnrJ/EryC1/StrS family aminotransferase → MLAIEGGRPVREKPIVARPAVYSEEVIRDIAEVLKSGVLTAQHGRWVKAFEAELAAYLGVKYAVAVSNGTTALHTALKAIGVGPGDEVVTTPFTFAATATAILHSNAVPVFADIDRETLNLDPASAEEKITERTKAVVVVHLAGMPAEMDQFMKLAERYGVKIVEDTAQALGAEYRGRRAGSIGHISTFSLYATKHITSGEGGAVATDVAAYAERARLIRAHGEVGKYSYELLGYNYRMTEMQGVLAYHQLKQMPEMQKRREAYVKTLLEELAPLEGDLLTITRPRPYVRHAWHLVQILLAVEKLKKPRDYVVEALRAEGVGNAFVAYPTPLYKTPLFQRREGHGLGCPWTCPYQRRKVEYKPLPNAEWAAERVLSLLVMPNLTEQDAVDTATAVKKVLTALRR
- a CDS encoding metal-sulfur cluster assembly factor; amino-acid sequence: MEEKPIFETNLPPDKAKKVVEVLREVYDPEIPINVYDLGLIRKVTLEDGVLKVVMTLTAVGCPVAGNVAQEVGYAIQAAVPEAKDVEVELDFEKPWDPTQMTPQGRELFKAIYGYDIVEQYMAQQQAAQLER